From Anopheles darlingi chromosome 2, idAnoDarlMG_H_01, whole genome shotgun sequence, the proteins below share one genomic window:
- the LOC125952785 gene encoding uncharacterized protein LOC125952785 — MVIMGVVATFTVLVLWLLLGHQVNALRCHQCGWDSCGTNEELIECTLERVNSVHANFQQLTNVSQYHELPPQDAAEFMCFELRLANAHGNRTGTVKSCTLRRANLCGQPSWRMVKVLGCSTCNDEDYCNGFDAKPPPPLPDRSRAGIGFSFSAPKASTVGALFPWSLMPMVALALLLSTL; from the exons ATGGTCATAATGGGCGTTGTAGCAACCTTCACCGTTCTGGTGCTCTGGCTGCTCCTGGGTCATC AAGTCAATGCATTGCGCTGCCATCAGTGCGGTTGGGATAGTTGCGGTACGAACGAGGAGCTTATCGAGTGCACCCTGGAGCGGGTCAACAGTGTGCATGCCAACTTTCAGCAGCTAACAAACGTTTCGCAGTACCACGAACTACCACCGCAAGATGCGGCCGAGTTTATGTGCTTTGAGTTGCGGCTTGCTAATGCTCACGGCAACCGGACCGGCACGGTCAAAAGCTGCACTCTAAGGCGTGCCAACCTGTGCGGTCAACCGAGCTGGCGCATGGTTAAGGTGCTTGGTTGCAGCACGTGCAACGATGAGGACTACTGCAACGGATTCGACGCtaagccgccaccgccgctacctGATCGATCAAGAGCCGGTATtgggttttcattttccgcacCGAAAGCCTCGACCGTAGGAGCGCTTTTCCCGTGGTCACTAATGCCAATGGTTGCCTTGGCGCTCCTTCTGTCCACCTTgtaa